The Dethiosulfovibrio peptidovorans DSM 11002 genome has a window encoding:
- a CDS encoding energy-coupling factor transporter transmembrane component T family protein produces the protein MKFLDNLSFGQYIPADSPVHRCDPRCKIMSVLILLTGVFLVDSPVGFIFWGGLLWLLSLISKIGIPVLLRTVRPIMFLIIFTAIINLFFTSGTPLFEIGPISITKEGVRLGAYMALRLLFLILFANLLTLTTSPMALADGIESLLSPFKRLGLPAHEMAMMMTIALRFIPTLMNETDRIMKAQLARGADLDRGGLIKRLKAFIPVLIPLFVIVFQRADDLAVAMEARCYRGGGGRTRMRPFAWGTGETLSLGFVLTVVVALTVLERNIGL, from the coding sequence TTGAAATTCCTAGATAACCTGAGTTTCGGACAGTACATACCGGCGGATTCCCCCGTTCACAGATGTGATCCCAGATGTAAAATTATGTCGGTCCTGATCCTTCTGACCGGTGTATTTCTGGTGGATTCCCCTGTAGGCTTTATCTTTTGGGGAGGTCTGTTGTGGCTGTTGAGCCTTATCTCGAAAATAGGCATCCCCGTCCTTCTCAGGACGGTAAGGCCGATAATGTTTCTTATAATATTCACTGCTATAATAAATCTCTTCTTCACATCGGGGACTCCTCTGTTTGAAATAGGTCCCATATCGATTACGAAAGAAGGAGTTCGATTGGGCGCCTATATGGCCCTTCGGCTCCTGTTTCTGATCCTCTTCGCCAACCTCTTGACCTTGACCACTAGTCCTATGGCATTGGCTGATGGTATAGAATCTTTGTTGTCTCCCTTTAAAAGACTGGGGCTTCCCGCGCATGAAATGGCAATGATGATGACCATCGCCTTAAGATTCATTCCGACCTTGATGAACGAGACCGACAGGATAATGAAAGCTCAGCTCGCAAGGGGGGCTGATCTCGATAGGGGAGGATTGATCAAGAGACTAAAGGCCTTTATACCCGTACTTATTCCTCTGTTCGTGATAGTATTTCAGAGGGCCGACGATCTTGCCGTAGCCATGGAAGCCAGATGCTACAGAGGTGGAGGAGGACGAACCAGAATGCGTCCTTTTGCCTGGGGGACCGGAGAAACCCTATCCTTGGGCTTCGTACTGACCGTGGTGGTAGCTCTGACCGTCCTCGAAAGGAACATCGGCCTATGA
- the truA gene encoding tRNA pseudouridine(38-40) synthase TruA produces MKYALELSYEGNHFSGWQLQPDSITVQEVLEEALTVLEGAPVKVSGAGRTDSGVHARGQVASFELSKTWDPYRLTLAVNANLPEHVSVMRASAVPDDFDARRSALWREYAYFVWHGPSCFPHVRDMVWWRKRDDWDMDAVDGCCRALVGEHDFGAFCRLSECPENAVRTLFSVRHIRRGRLSIFRIRGKGFLTNMVRIILGNIDAVATGKKRLEWFERLLLGGTRVDSATTAPASGLFFWRVGYDDF; encoded by the coding sequence ATGAAGTACGCATTGGAGTTATCCTATGAAGGCAATCACTTTTCCGGTTGGCAGCTGCAACCGGATTCGATAACGGTGCAGGAAGTTCTCGAAGAAGCTCTTACCGTTCTTGAAGGGGCTCCCGTCAAAGTTTCCGGTGCTGGAAGAACCGACAGCGGAGTCCACGCCAGAGGTCAGGTGGCATCCTTCGAATTGTCGAAAACATGGGATCCCTACAGGCTCACTCTTGCGGTAAACGCCAATCTTCCCGAACACGTCTCGGTTATGAGGGCCTCGGCGGTCCCGGACGATTTTGACGCTAGACGGAGCGCTCTATGGAGGGAATACGCCTACTTTGTATGGCACGGGCCTTCCTGTTTTCCCCATGTCCGTGACATGGTCTGGTGGAGAAAGAGAGACGATTGGGACATGGACGCGGTCGACGGATGTTGCAGGGCTTTGGTCGGGGAACACGATTTCGGCGCCTTCTGTAGACTCTCCGAATGTCCTGAAAACGCCGTGAGAACACTGTTCAGTGTAAGGCATATAAGGAGAGGAAGGCTGTCCATCTTCAGGATAAGGGGTAAAGGGTTTCTCACTAACATGGTGAGAATAATCCTCGGGAACATCGATGCCGTAGCGACCGGAAAGAAAAGACTAGAATGGTTCGAAAGGCTGCTTCTCGGAGGAACGAGAGTAGACTCGGCTACGACGGCTCCCGCTTCGGGATTATTCTTTTGGCGGGTTGGCTACGACGATTTTTAA
- a CDS encoding rod shape-determining protein: MFGLGNDIGIDLGTATVLIYVKGKGVVLREPSVVAVDQESGKILAVGYEAKNMVGRTPGNVISVRPLRDGVIADYTMTETMLRYFMRRVNTGIRRFFRNRVMICVPSGATDVERRAVLEAAVEVGAREAYLIEEPMAAAIGAQLNVEEPRGKMVVDIGGGTTDIAVISLGGIVISKSLRIGGDKFDECIMRYLRRQYNLAIGEQMAENLKIMIGTCLADGEETEMTLKGRDLVQGLPRQIEVSSRSVCSAIGERVQSIVDGVRNVLELTPPELSADIIDGGIVLTGGGSLLRGLPELISRQTGIRCFAADQPTECVALGTGIALANINRLLDSGKGGILFSARRGRRRRW; encoded by the coding sequence GTGTTTGGTTTGGGAAACGATATAGGCATAGATTTGGGGACGGCGACGGTCCTGATCTACGTCAAGGGTAAAGGTGTCGTCCTTCGGGAGCCCTCGGTCGTGGCGGTGGATCAGGAATCGGGAAAAATCCTGGCCGTAGGGTACGAGGCTAAAAACATGGTGGGACGGACACCGGGAAATGTCATATCGGTCCGCCCCCTTAGAGACGGAGTTATAGCGGACTACACGATGACCGAGACCATGCTCAGATATTTCATGAGACGGGTCAACACCGGCATTCGCAGGTTTTTCAGGAACAGGGTCATGATATGCGTTCCATCCGGGGCCACAGACGTAGAGAGGCGAGCCGTCCTGGAGGCAGCCGTAGAGGTGGGAGCCAGAGAGGCCTATCTCATAGAGGAACCCATGGCCGCGGCCATAGGAGCTCAGCTGAACGTCGAGGAGCCCAGAGGAAAAATGGTGGTCGACATAGGCGGTGGCACCACCGACATAGCGGTGATATCCTTGGGCGGTATCGTGATATCCAAATCGCTGCGAATCGGAGGAGACAAGTTCGACGAGTGCATAATGCGCTACCTTCGTAGGCAGTACAACCTAGCCATAGGCGAGCAGATGGCCGAAAATCTTAAGATAATGATAGGAACATGCTTGGCCGACGGAGAGGAAACGGAGATGACCTTGAAGGGCAGGGACCTGGTCCAGGGACTGCCCAGACAGATAGAGGTCAGCAGTAGAAGCGTCTGTTCCGCCATAGGAGAGAGGGTCCAATCCATCGTCGACGGTGTTAGAAACGTTTTGGAGCTCACGCCGCCGGAGCTTTCCGCCGATATTATAGACGGAGGGATCGTTCTTACCGGAGGAGGGTCCCTCTTAAGAGGTCTGCCGGAGCTCATATCCAGACAGACCGGAATCAGATGTTTTGCGGCGGATCAGCCTACCGAGTGCGTCGCTCTGGGAACCGGAATAGCCCTGGCGAACATAAACAGGCTGCTGGATTCTGGAAAAGGAGGTATCCTTTTCTCGGCCAGAAGAGGACGTCGCCGTCGCTGGTGA